acatataagaaTAGTACCCAACAATGGAACCAAGAGACACCCCAACGCATGCTTCGTTCCCTTTCTCAAAAGGTGACAAGCAAACGCTCCTAAACTCTCTGACATACCCTTCGAAATGATCATATGACAAGAAAATGGAGCTGGAAACAGAACAACACATGCGTGGAAATGTCATATAGTTGTATTGTTTCCTTGTGTTGTTTGTCTCATATGTTATATTTATGTATTTAATAAAGTAATTGTTTGGCTTCATACtcctttagttttttttgtgttaATACTCTGTATTGGAGTAGCCATACACTATGGAGGGCATTGGTATATAGTGGTGGAAATGCCCAGCCCCTTTATTGAAAATCTGCATACTTTTATATGACTTTCCAAAATATAGTAAATACATACCTGGATCAAGCAATTATCTTTAGATAAATTATTTTCATCACAATTATTTCCAATCCCAGAGTCATCAGCATCTATTAGACTATCCACAGGAACGTTATGCTGGGGTTTCAGGAATGCAAATTCCTGCTCACTTGGGTCCAGAGTTACAAAAACATCATATGAATATGGCAGAGGTAATGTTCCACTGTTGAACTGTGAAATAAATCTGGGATCAACTGTTGGATATAGACTTGTACTCAGGGATCCAAATGAGGTAGAAGATTTGGACTCTTTGTATTTTGAGACAACTGCAATAATTACAGTCAACATAAAGAGGAAGGAAATCAATGCCAAGGCTATTACCAAGTAGAACTGTAGGTTGGACTGAGGTTCTTTTTTGTTGGACTGATTGCTCAGATCAGGAAGCGCCTGATGAAAATGATCAGCAATCACCATATTTATAGTGACTGAAGCTGAGCGGGATGGAGTCCCATTGTCTTTCACTAGAACCACAATTCTATGTTTCATGATGTCTTTTTCTTGAAATACACGTGATGTGCTGATCTCCCCTGTGTGCTGGTCAATGGTGAAGAGTGATGGTTCTGAAGATTGTAAAAAGTAAGACAACCAAGCATTGTGTCCAGAGTCAGCGTCCACTGCTACCACTTTAGATACTAGGGAGCCTTTGTCAGAGGTCCAAGGAACCATCTCAAATGTTGTATCAACCTCTTGTGATGGGTACAGAATGACTGGTGAATTATCATTCTGGTCTACTATACAAATTCTCAATGTTGCACTGCTGTTCAGAGATGGAGATCCATTGTCTCTGGCAATTATTTGGATATTAAATTCTCTATACTTCTCATAATCAAATGACCGTTGAGCATAAATTACCCCAGTTACTGGATTCATGGAGATGTAGGAAGTCAGTGAATCTTCAAAACTAGCCATAGTATAAGTAACCTTGGCATTGTCTTCACTGTCCATATCTGTTGCTTGAATACTGAATATTGAAGCTCCTGCTAAATTATTTTCTGGGACAAGTGCAGTGTAAAGCAATTTATCAAACACCGGAGCATTGTCATTAACATCTGATACATCAAGCTTAATAACTTTTCTAGAAGACATTTCAGGAGACCCTTTATCAGATGCTTCAATTGTGATGTTGTATGATGATACTTGTTCTCTATCTAAACTACTTTTTGCAACAATTTTATAAAAATTTCCTGTTGAAGATATCAACTCAAAtggtaaatcactttttattatacaTTGAACCTCCCCATTTTCTTCAGAGTCATCGTCATGAATTTTAATCAAAGCCACCACAGTTCCAGGGACCGAATCCTCAGGAATTAGTGGTGATAATGAAGTAACAGATATCTCTGGAGCATTGTCATTTTCATCTATAATCTCTATTAAGATTTTAGCATGGGCTGCTAGGTCCCCTTCATCTTTGGCTTGGACagaaatttcataatattttgtCACTTCATAATCTAAGTGTCGCCTTGTTCTAAGTTCTCCATTGTTGGAATCAAAAGTAAAAGCCATAAGAATATCATTTGCTGTTGTACTAATAGAGTAAGTGATTTTTGCATTGACACCTTCATCTTCATCActtgcactgacctgcagaattgtTGAATTCACCGGTATATTTTCCCTAACACTTACTTTATATACATCCTGGGTAAATACCGGAGCATTATCATTGAAGTCAGTGACAATAATATTAATTATTGCAGTGCCTGTCTGTATAGGATTTCCCCCATCAGAAGCTGTTAGAATGAGCTCATGCTTGTTCTGTGTCTCTCGGTCTAGAGGCTTCTCTAGTATAAGCTCTGGAAAtacactgccatcagtgctgaCCTTCTCTCCAAGAGCAAAATACTGGTTTGCACTGAGTTTATAGCTTATCAGAGAATTAATACCAACATCCAAATCTTCTGCTTTTTGTAAAACAAATCTTCTTCCTGGTGATGTGGATTCACTCATTTCTATTCTAATTGTGTGAAGAATAAATGTAGGAGGATTGTCATTTATATCCTGAATATCAATCTTAACACTGAAGACATTTAGAGGATTTTCCACCACAGCATCAAATGTAAGGACACAATCAGCTGCAGCCCTACACAATGTCTCCCTGTCTATCCTATCAgcaatatataggtttccattatCCAGATTTATACTGAAATATTTCTCAGAGATTTTAGACACAATACGTATTTTCTTTCTGGAGAGATCCTTAACATTTAGTTCAAGATCCTTTGCTAGATTTCCAACAATAGAACCTTTTCTTAATTCTTCATTAATAGAATAGTGAATCTGACCAGAGACTGAATGACACAGCCAGGAAAATAGGAAGGAGAATATTACTTGCCATCTGAGTCCTTGTATTGATTGTCCTTCCTGCAGTTGTAATCCAGCCATCCTTCTTCTCATCAGAAATATAATCGTGAAATTCCAATTATTATTCCGAAAATATTCTTGTAGTCCCATAAAGAAGGTGAAATTAATCCTTCTTGACCAGTCCTATATCCTGTACATCCTAGTGTGAAATGCTGTGTATTTCTTCTTGCAGTTGAACACTGTCTGCATCATGGAGGTGATTCTGGATTTTAGAATACTTTCCTTATTGGTGAACAGCGGCGCTCTGAGGCGTATATGGGGAACTGCAGCATTAGTATCAAGTTCATTGCTAACCAGCACTGCTCAATATTTTATGTACATATATTTGCAAAGAGTAAATTTATTATGTAAAGGATAATATAGTAGAAGGATTTGATTTTTTAAGTATGTTCTTCAAATCCTATATATTATTATTGATATATAAAGTATAGATAATGACTTatatagcaaaacacaaaaatgcaaactttaatagatctgaatagagatgagcgaacgtactgggtaagggcgatttcgcaatcgagcaccgcgattttcgagtacttcactactcgggtgaaaagtactcgggtgcgctgtggggcgggggattgcagaggggagtggggggtagccgcggggaacaggggggagtcctctctctctccctctcccccccactccccgctgcaaccccccgctcacccacagcgcacccgagtacttttcacccgagtagtgaagtactcgaaaatcgcggtgctcgattgcgaaatcgcccttaccgagtacgttcgctcatctctagatctgaaCATAGTTGCTTCTTGCAATTAGTAAGATCCATTATGGTGAATGATAACCTAGAAGATATTTCTGCTAGATATAGCAAATTCACTTTTAGaattaaaaattgtaaaacaacAAACAAGTATCAGTGAATTAAAGTAAGTGGTACAGAACAATTCTAAAGCTCTCCATACATATTACGGAAAGGTCATCAGTTCCTGCTGACTGTCAGATGTGTAAGAGGCACTCCCATGTTTTCCATGTCAGATGACATTGGGAGAAAGAGGGATGGGGCTCTTTGAAATTAAATACGCAATTCTTTTGTTCGTCGTGGTGATAAAACACttccagaggtgtctggcagtgacTTTACCCTCCTTGCCTATGGAAATCAAGTGAACACTGAGTCAATGCAAGTGTTCATGTATATGGGGGAGTCAGGAGAAATTACTCTTGGCCAAACAGGCAATAGCTATTTAAGGTGTATGGACACTGTTAAATAGGCCTGATTCTTACCTTGCTACTATTTAAACTAGGATCTGGGGAGGGAGGGCTCCAGAGAAATAGatgggaagatagtgtagacagtgatctggACTAAGTAATAAGAATGGGGGTGGAGCAGTGGAAGGGGTTAGTACTTAGTACGGTAAGAGCTGGCAGAACACTTTAgttataaaaaaataactaaaagccTTTAAACTGTATGTTAACTAATGCTAGAAGCTTAACCGCTTAACCAATAAGTTTaacgaactggaagtaataatacctgaggaaaactatgacatagtgggaataacagacaCGAAAGCTGTTTGGACGAAAGCTATGACTGGGCAGTTAACTAAGAGgcttacagtctgttcagaagggattgtagAAACCAGAAAGGTAGaggagtttgtctttatgtaaaatcttgtTTATAGCCCACATTACAGGaaaatcaaatttgccaacgacacaaagctagctaacactagagaaaagagagaggattcaaaaagatctagaaaaacttgaatAGTGAGTGGCAggtaacagaatggcatttaacaaggagaaatgcaaagtcctacatctggacaagaaaaatgaaaaaagcacatacagaatgagaggaattggactaagcagcagcacatgtgaaaaagacttgggtatactaatagatcatggactgaacatgagttagcaatgtgatacagcagcaaaaaaggcaaacaccattctgggatgtactaagagaagcatagagtctagatcatctgaggtaattatccccctctacacttcctcagtcagacctcatctggaatattgagtccagttctgggcaccccgatttaaaaaagacatagacaaactggagcaagttaagAGAaaggttaccaagatggtgagcggtctgcaaatcatgtcctatgaggaacggttaaaggatctgggaatgcttagcttgcaaaaaagaaggctgagaggagacttaatagcggtctacaaatatctgaagggctgtcacagtgcagagggatcagccctattctcatttgcacaaggaaagactagaaacaatgggatgaaaaagctgaaagggaggagacacaaattagatattagaaaaaactttctgacactgagagtgatcaatgagtggaacagcttgccacgggaggtggtaagttctccttcaatggaagttttaaaCAGAAGCTGCACAGATagcgggggttggacccgatgaccctggaggtcccttccaactctaccattatatAATTCTATAAGTGAAGGTGATGACCATGTGGAGTCTCTGAAGGTAGAGATACatagagggaaaaacaataataaaatcctcataggggtattccatagaccaccaaatatagcaGAAACCACCAAAAATCTATTACAAAGGTCAATAGATGAagtggcaaatcacaatgaggtaattaatatggtagactttaactatccggatataaaccaGGAAACttaaacctgcggatctcataaaggtattAAGTTTCTTTCAATACCTAAAGAACTACGGGGCCCAGTTAGAGGGACAGCAATTTTGTACTTAATATTAACAAAGAAACCTGAGAGAATAACAAAGGTGCAGGtcagggggcacctgggaaatagtgaccatactataataaatttccacttgtcttctAATAGGGAGTTTTATCAGGAAGCTACAAAAATACGAAACTTTAGGAAGACAAAGCTCAATCAGCTTTAGAGATGCCCTAAACCACATTGACTGTGACAAGgttctcaaaaataagagtatagACAGAAATTGGGATATTTTTAagaacatcttaaatacttactgtgagcagtTATTACCCTACAGGAATAACAGGGTTAGGAATTGAGAAGAACAATGTGGCTCAAGAAAGATGTAAAGGAggtaataaacaacaaaaagaaagtatttaaactactaaaacaagaaggcattgAAGAAGTACAAAAAAATGTATCAGGAAAAAATCAATTACTTAAAACAGCAGATAAAAGTAGCAAAGATGGAGGCAAAGAGAATCATTGCTAAAGagtgtaaaactaaccctaaactgttcttcaactatataaatattaAGAAGATTACTACTGAAAATGTTGGGCTTTTAAAGAAATAATGCAgggaaaattgtagagggtgatgaggagaaagcaaatgttTAAAATACTTTTTTCGACAGTGTACTCACTCAGGAGATGTCAGGTAAAATGCAGagttataaagtaaactctccactaaatgtcacctgtCTAACCCAGGAGGGAATGCAGAGGAACATTTAGAAGATTAAAAGCTTAGAAGGTTAACAAACCTCAGAAATACATTTAGGATAACATTCTAAATAAGCAATAGCTATAAAGATGTATAACCATCTGTAAATAATGTCTTTTCATACATTCATCAAGATATGAAAGCTTTACTTTAAAAGCCAGAAAGAGTCAAATAAATATGTGTCGATATTCGGAAATGGCAAAAGATCAGTATTATCTATGAAAATGTTAAACATTTTGTGCTATAGAGGAAACAGAGTCTCATAAATGATTTGTCAGGTATCAACAAAAAGTTGACATTTACCACCTCACCATTCTATTTCATCCAATTTACAAAATAACTCTTTAAAAATGCCAGAAACATACCTGAGAAGTCAGATTTTCTATAGGTGGACTGCTCTTTAAAGTTCCATTTGAAATCCCTGAGTCATCAGCATCTATTAGACTATCCACAGGAACATTGTGTTGAGGTTTAAGAAATGCAAATTCCTGCTCACTTGGGTCCAGAGTTACACAAACATCATATGAATATGGCAGAGGTAATGTTCCCGTGTTGAACTGTGAAATAAATCTGGGATCAACCGGTGGATATAGACTTGTACTCAGGGATCCAAATGGAGTAGAAGATTTGGACTCTTTGTATTTGGAGACAACTGCAATAATCACAGTCAACATAAAGAGGAAGGAAATCAATGCCAAGGCTATTACCAAGTAGAATTGTAGATTGGACTGAGATTCTTCTTTTGGCCGATTGGTCAGCTCAGGAAGAACCTGATGAAAATGATCAGCAATTACCATGTTTATAGGGACTGAAGCTGAGCGGGATGGAGTCCCATTGTCTTTTACTAGAACCACAATTCCATGTTTCATGATGTCTTTTTCTTGAAATACACGTGATGTGCTGATCTCCCCCGTGTGCTGGTCAATGGTGAAGAGTGATGGTTCTGAAGATTGTAAAAAGTAAGACAACCAGGCATTGTGTCCAGAGTCAGCGTCCACTGCCACCACTTTAGATACTAAGGAGCCTTTGTCAGAGGTCCAAGGAACCATCTCAAATGTTGTATCAACCTCTGGTGATGGGTACAGAATGATTGGAGAATTATCATTCTGATCTACTATACAAATTCTTAATGTTGTACTGCTGTTCAGAGATGGAGATCCATTGTCTCTGGCATTGATTTGGATATTAAATTCTTTATGCTTCTCATAATCAAATGACCGTTGAGCATAGATGACCCCAGTTACTGGATTCATGGAGATGTAGGAAGACAGGGGATCTTCTTCATTACTTTTACTAGGTATAGAATAAGTTACTTTAGCATTGTCCTCACTGTCCATATCTGTTGCTTGAATACTGAATATTGAAGCTCCTGGTGAATTATTTTCATGTATAAATGCAGTGTAAATCAATTTATCAAACACCGGTGCATTGTCATTAACATCTGATATTTCCAGTTGAATAAGTTTTCTAGAAGTCATTTCTGGAGAACCTTTGTCTGAGGCTTGTATTGTTATGTTGTATGATGCTACTTGTTCTCTATCTAGAAAATGTTTTGTAACAATCCTATGAAAATTTCCTATTGATGAAATTAGTTCAAATGGTAAATCACCTTTTATTATACACTGAACCTCCCCATTTTCTCCTGAGTCACGGTCATGAACTTTTATCAGAGCCACCACAGTTCCAGGGGCAGAATCCTCAGGAAGAAGATTTGATGATGAAGTTATGGATATCTCAGGAGCATTGTCATTTACATCTATGATCTCTATTAAGACTTTAGCATTAGCAGCTTGACCTCCTCCATCTTTGGCTTCAACagaaatttcataatattttgtCACTTCATAATCTAAGCGTCGCCTTGTTCTAAGTTCTCCATTGTTGGAATCGATAGTAAAAGCCATAAGAATATTATTTGCTGTTGTACTAATAGAATAAGTGATTTTTGCATTGACACCTTCATCTTCATCActtgcactgacctgcagaattgtTGAATTCACTGGTATATTTTCCCTAACACTTACTTTATATACATCCTGGGTAAATATTGGAGCATTATCATTGAAGTCAGTGACAATGATAGTAATTAATGCAGTGCCGGTCTGTACAGGATTTCCCCCATCAGAAGCTGTTAGAATGAGCTCATGCTTGTTCTGCATCTCTCGGTCTAGAGGCTTCTCTAGTATAAGCTCTGGAAAtacactgccatcagtgctgaCCTTCTCTCCAAGAGCAAAATACTGGTTTGCACCAAGTCTGTAGCTTATCAGAGAATTAATACCAACATCCAAATCTTCTGCTTTTTGTAAAAGAAACCTTCTTCCTGGGGAGGATGATTCTCCCATCTCTATTCTAATTGTGTGAAGAATAAATGTAGGAGGATTGTCATTTATATCCTGAATATCAATCTTAACACTGAAGACATTTAGAGGATTTTCCACCACAGCATCAAATGTAAGAACACAATCAGCTGCAGCTTCACACAATGTCTCCCTGTCTATCCTATCAgcaatatataggtttccattatCCAGATTTATACTGAAATATTTCTCAGATACATCAGACACAATACGTAATTTCCTTCTGGAGAGATCCTTAACATCTAATTCCAGGTCCTTTGCTAAATTCCCAACAATAGAACCTTTTCTTAATTCTTCATTAATAGAATAGTGAATCTGACCAGAGACTGAATGACACAGCCAGAAAAATAGGAAGGAGAATATTACTTGCCATCTGAGTCCTTGCATTGATTGTCCTTCCTGCAGTTGTAATCcagccatccttcttctcaacagaAATATAATTGTGAAATTTCTTCTTATTTTTGTAATCCCATAAAGAAGGTGAAATTAATCCTTCTTGATCAGTCCTATACCCGGCACATCCTAGTGTGAAATGCTGTGTATTTCTTCATGCATTGAACACTGTCTGCATCATGGAGGAGATTCTGGATTTGCAGAATATTTTCCTTATTGGTGAAACAGCGGCGCTCTGAGGCGTGTATGGGGAA
The nucleotide sequence above comes from Eleutherodactylus coqui strain aEleCoq1 chromosome 2, aEleCoq1.hap1, whole genome shotgun sequence. Encoded proteins:
- the LOC136611242 gene encoding protocadherin gamma-B5-like isoform X19; this encodes MSESTSPGRRFVLQKAEDLDVGINSLISYKLSANQYFALGEKVSTDGSVFPELILEKPLDRETQNKHELILTASDGGNPIQTGTAIINIIVTDFNDNAPVFTQDVYKVSVRENIPVNSTILQVSASDEDEGVNAKITYSISTTANDILMAFTFDSNNGELRTRRHLDYEVTKYYEISVQAKDEGDLAAHAKILIEIIDENDNAPEISVTSLSPLIPEDSVPGTVVALIKIHDDDSEENGEVQCIIKSDLPFELISSTGNFYKIVAKSSLDREQVSSYNITIEASDKGSPEMSSRKVIKLDVSDVNDNAPVFDKLLYTALVPENNLAGASIFSIQATDMDSEDNAKVTYTMASFEDSLTSYISMNPVTGVIYAQRSFDYEKYREFNIQIIARDNGSPSLNSSATLRICIVDQNDNSPVILYPSQEVDTTFEMVPWTSDKGSLVSKVVAVDADSGHNAWLSYFLQSSEPSLFTIDQHTGEISTSRVFQEKDIMKHRIVVLVKDNGTPSRSASVTINMVIADHFHQALPDLSNQSNKKEPQSNLQFYLVIALALISFLFMLTVIIAVVSKYKESKSSTSFGSLSTSLYPTVDPRFISQFNSGTLPLPYSYDVFVTLDPSEQEFAFLKPQHNVPVDSLIDADDSGIGNNCDENNLSKDNCLIQGQPNTDWRFTQAQRPGPSGTQQPTEEAGVWPNNQFETERLQAMILASANEAAEGSSALGGATGTMGLAARYGPQFTLQHVPDYRQNIYIPGTTTTLTNAAGKRDGKAGAPLGNKKKSGKKEKK
- the LOC136611242 gene encoding protocadherin gamma-B1-like isoform X16; the protein is MGESSSPGRRFLLQKAEDLDVGINSLISYRLGANQYFALGEKVSTDGSVFPELILEKPLDREMQNKHELILTASDGGNPVQTGTALITIIVTDFNDNAPIFTQDVYKVSVRENIPVNSTILQVSASDEDEGVNAKITYSISTTANNILMAFTIDSNNGELRTRRRLDYEVTKYYEISVEAKDGGGQAANAKVLIEIIDVNDNAPEISITSSSNLLPEDSAPGTVVALIKVHDRDSGENGEVQCIIKGDLPFELISSIGNFHRIVTKHFLDREQVASYNITIQASDKGSPEMTSRKLIQLEISDVNDNAPVFDKLIYTAFIHENNSPGASIFSIQATDMDSEDNAKVTYSIPSKSNEEDPLSSYISMNPVTGVIYAQRSFDYEKHKEFNIQINARDNGSPSLNSSTTLRICIVDQNDNSPIILYPSPEVDTTFEMVPWTSDKGSLVSKVVAVDADSGHNAWLSYFLQSSEPSLFTIDQHTGEISTSRVFQEKDIMKHGIVVLVKDNGTPSRSASVPINMVIADHFHQVLPELTNRPKEESQSNLQFYLVIALALISFLFMLTVIIAVVSKYKESKSSTPFGSLSTSLYPPVDPRFISQFNTGTLPLPYSYDVCVTLDPSEQEFAFLKPQHNVPVDSLIDADDSGISNGTLKSSPPIENLTSQQGQPNTDWRFTQAQRPGPSGTQQPTEEAGVWPNNQFETERLQAMILASANEAAEGSSALGGATGTMGLAARYGPQFTLQHVPDYRQNIYIPGTTTTLTNAAGKRDGKAGAPLGNKKKSGKKEKK
- the LOC136611242 gene encoding protocadherin gamma-B1-like isoform X17 — protein: MGESSSPGRRFLLQKAEDLDVGINSLISYRLGANQYFALGEKVSTDGSVFPELILEKPLDREMQNKHELILTASDGGNPVQTGTALITIIVTDFNDNAPIFTQDVYKVSVRENIPVNSTILQVSASDEDEGVNAKITYSISTTANNILMAFTIDSNNGELRTRRRLDYEVTKYYEISVEAKDGGGQAANAKVLIEIIDVNDNAPEISITSSSNLLPEDSAPGTVVALIKVHDRDSGENGEVQCIIKGDLPFELISSIGNFHRIVTKHFLDREQVASYNITIQASDKGSPEMTSRKLIQLEISDVNDNAPVFDKLIYTAFIHENNSPGASIFSIQATDMDSEDNAKVTYSIPSKSNEEDPLSSYISMNPVTGVIYAQRSFDYEKHKEFNIQINARDNGSPSLNSSTTLRICIVDQNDNSPIILYPSPEVDTTFEMVPWTSDKGSLVSKVVAVDADSGHNAWLSYFLQSSEPSLFTIDQHTGEISTSRVFQEKDIMKHGIVVLVKDNGTPSRSASVPINMVIADHFHQVLPELTNRPKEESQSNLQFYLVIALALISFLFMLTVIIAVVSKYKESKSSTPFGSLSTSLYPPVDPRFISQFNTGTLPLPYSYDVCVTLDPSEQEFAFLKPQHNVPVDSLIDADDSGISNGTLKSSPPIENLTSQGQPNTDWRFTQAQRPGPSGTQQPTEEAGVWPNNQFETERLQAMILASANEAAEGSSALGGATGTMGLAARYGPQFTLQHVPDYRQNIYIPGTTTTLTNAAGKRDGKAGAPLGNKKKSGKKEKK
- the LOC136611242 gene encoding protocadherin gamma-B1-like isoform X18: MSESTSPGRRFVLQKAEDLDVGINSLISYKLSANQYFALGEKVSTDGSVFPELILEKPLDRETQNKHELILTASDGGNPIQTGTAIINIIVTDFNDNAPVFTQDVYKVSVRENIPVNSTILQVSASDEDEGVNAKITYSISTTANDILMAFTFDSNNGELRTRRHLDYEVTKYYEISVQAKDEGDLAAHAKILIEIIDENDNAPEISVTSLSPLIPEDSVPGTVVALIKIHDDDSEENGEVQCIIKSDLPFELISSTGNFYKIVAKSSLDREQVSSYNITIEASDKGSPEMSSRKVIKLDVSDVNDNAPVFDKLLYTALVPENNLAGASIFSIQATDMDSEDNAKVTYTMASFEDSLTSYISMNPVTGVIYAQRSFDYEKYREFNIQIIARDNGSPSLNSSATLRICIVDQNDNSPVILYPSQEVDTTFEMVPWTSDKGSLVSKVVAVDADSGHNAWLSYFLQSSEPSLFTIDQHTGEISTSRVFQEKDIMKHRIVVLVKDNGTPSRSASVTINMVIADHFHQALPDLSNQSNKKEPQSNLQFYLVIALALISFLFMLTVIIAVVSKYKESKSSTSFGSLSTSLYPTVDPRFISQFNSGTLPLPYSYDVFVTLDPSEQEFAFLKPQHNVPVDSLIDADDSGIGNNCDENNLSKDNCLIQQGQPNTDWRFTQAQRPGPSGTQQPTEEAGVWPNNQFETERLQAMILASANEAAEGSSALGGATGTMGLAARYGPQFTLQHVPDYRQNIYIPGTTTTLTNAAGKRDGKAGAPLGNKKKSGKKEKK